AGCCTCATCAACGTGGGGAACCTGCTGCAGCGTGCGGAGCAGCAGGACAGCGGGCGGCTCTACCTGGAGAACAAGATTCACACACTGGAGCTTAAGCTGGGTGAGTGGCCTGTGGCTTGGGGACATGAAGCGGGAGGCCTGCACCCCAGACTCCAGGCTGCCCGCCATCTGCTCCCCTCTTAGCTGAGCAGTCTCTCCGGCCTGCCCCCACCAGAGGAGAGCCATAACCGTTTCTCAGCCACTGAAGTGACAAATAAGACACTGGCAACGGAAATGCAGGATCTGCGGGCCCGGCTGGCCGAGGCTGAGGAGATGGCCCGGACAGCCGAGCGACAGAAGAACCAGCTTCAGCGGCTGCTTCAGGAGTTCCGAAGGCGCCTGACCACCTTGCAGCTCGACACACAGAGGATGCTTGAAAAGGTGAGCCTCCTGGAGAGCCGGCCGTTGCGTGGTGAGGTGGGTCAGCACAGCCGGCTCAGCTTCACTGGCATTTGCCTCCATCTGCTAGTTTCTTATGGAATCCATCAGTCAGCAGCTTGCGACCGGGAGCCTCCCAGGAGGAAGTGGTTAGTAGTTCTCGGATGGGATCTCGGATCTCAGCCCTTCCTCCTCCAAGTCCTGATTCTCGTGTGTCTGTTTCAAACAGGCTGACAGCTGGGTAGAGAAGGAGGAGCCAGCACCAAGCaactgaggggcctggtgcagGAGCCCTATGAGGTCAGCGATGGAGCCTGCTGAAGTTAGAGCCCAGAAAGCAGCCAGAACAGGACCTGGGAGCTGGAGGCAGGGGTGGCTGACCTGGCGGCACTCGGCCTCTGCAGAGGCGCTCAGGCCGTCAGGGGGGGGTCTGTCTGTGCCACGCGGGTCGGATGAGTGAGGAAGCCGGTTCCACGCGCAACTAAATCCAACATCTTGTGCACCCCTCGAATGTCATTTTGCCCTCTACTTTGGGATTCCTCCTGGGGCCCTTTCGTCTTGTGCTGACTTTCTCCTGTCCTCTTCCAGTTTAGAATAAGACAGGGCAGGAAAAGGCTTTTCAAGTCTGTCATAAGGTCTGATGCCAATAAACTAAAGGAGCAGATGTGGAATCTGGTTGGGGGTAAGAACCCTTATGAATGGCACAAATCCTGCCAGCTTCCAGGAGCAGGTTTTTGGGGAGGGGGCTCCCTGGCCATCACGGGAACAGTGTCAGTGTTAGCGAGCGTTTGGTGTGGGGCTGTGTCTGCCAGTCAACACTGTGTTCAGCTGCCCCAGGTGTGCCAGAAGAAACCAGCACCTGTCCCCCGGCTCCCTGTGTTCAGAATGTGGTATTGGCTCTGGCCCGGCCTTTCCCCTTCCCCACAAGTCTTGCCTCTTTCCATTAATCCGTGGTTTCAGTTTGACTTTGTATATaaagttggttttctttctttttttttttttttttttggctttttgttttttaaataaaccaaAGTCAAAAACAAACCCAGTGTGCTCCATAGCTCTCCCCTTGACTCCTTGTCTAGGTCTGATTCTGcactctcctccccaccctcaacccAGCCTCTGCTGGTGGAGGTGTCTCCTCCAGAGGGTGGCTGGTAGGGGGCAGCTCTGGGCTCCATGACCTGTTGGTCAGGAGAGGGGATGCTACGGGTGGTTGGGGCAACCCTGCCCTGACCACCCCCCTAAGGGGGTAAGGGGGCAGCCTAACCCAGAGAGAGACCTGGGGTGGCCCTTCCCTTCTTAATAGTTACAGCACAATAATATATGGACATTTCATTGAAAATTTTACTTGGAAAAATAAAGTTCCAAATAACCAGGTGAGACATAAACCCACTCTTCTTGCTCTGAGGCCCATGACTTGGTCGGTGACGTTTAGTGTGGTAGGATGTTTACACACGTTGAGTCCCAGCTTCTAGGGAAGCTGTAAGACTAAGGGTCTCCCCTGCAGGTGACCCAAAGGCTAGAAGTGGGCTGAGCCTGAGTGCTGGGAGACACTCCAGGGCAGTGTCGCAGCCTCTCCCAGAAAAGGTGAGTCTGAGGTGAAAAGGCAGCGTAGGTGGGGGACTCCCAAGGGAGCCCTTCTGGAGGTAGATGTGGTCCCCACTGTGCAGCCAGGCTGAGACCTCTAGGGAGCTGACAGTCCAGGCTCTGGCCCGAGGCCAGGAGGCACTTTGGACGGTTCTTCAGGAACAGACAGCCTACACTGCTTACCTGTCTGCGGGTTTCTGCTACGGTGGGGTAGGGACACAGCAGCCTGCTAGGGCTCTTGGTGTCAGGCcttcccaggggctggggagggggagccACCACTGTCCCCATACTTCTCCCAAGGAGGGGCCCTTTGCTGGCTGATGCCCGAGCTTTTGAAAAGGGCAGATGAGGGAGGCTGGCTTGTGTTCCAGAGTTTTCCCCAGGCCAGGCTCAGTCATCCGCCACGATGGAGAGGGCTCGGAGCTCGCTCAGCCTGGCCTCGTTCTCCCGCTCCCGCTGCTCGTCAGGGCAGCCGGGCTGGTCAAGCTGCTGGGTCAAGTCTCCGAAGATCTTGTGCATTTCTGAGTAGTACACGACCTGGGGGGGGAAGAGGAGAGGTCTGCAGGTGCTGTGCTCAGGACACGGGGCCCCAAAGCACTGCACCCCTGGGATGGCGAGCAGAAAAGTTGGAGCCTATGGGCTGGCCCCCTGCTGTTCCGTCACCTCCCCTCCGCCACCACCcttccccttggactgcaggacaACCACGGCCCTGAGCCCTTCAGGAACGTTCGCTGCCCACTGCCTGGGTGCAAAGGGGAGTGAGGTGGAGGCTTGAGCTCTCCAGGCAGCTgaggggagagggctggggggAGTGGGTGGACCCTTGGATCCTGGGGGTGGGCCTAGGGAGTCAGGGGCTACCTGCTTTATGGAAGCCAGAAGCTCTTGGCCGTGGGGGAGAGGTCACGGTAGCTCCCAGAGCCCTGGGACAGTCTTAAAGGTTAAGGTGAGAGGGGACACAGTTCTGGCCTCTGTCCCTTCCCAGCCCTGACCACGCCTCAACTGCAGACCCAGGAAAGCCAAGCCAGAGACCAGGATtgttctgtgtcttctgcacagACATGAGTAGGAAGGAGGCCTGCAGGAAGGCGGTGGGGGCAGCAGGCTGAGGAGTGAGGACCATCAACTTCTCTCAGGTGGTGGAGGGCTGGGCAGGCCCCAGGGAGGCCGGGGgccccttctgcctcagcctccACCTCACGACCAAATGAAAGCATGGGCTTTGAAGAAAACGTTCGACACTGCTCGAACACCCTGAAATTTTACCAGCTCCAGCTCCAAGCTGTCTCTGGGAAGGAGGAACTCTCCTTTTCCAGAGGCTTGCAGTGCTACTAGGGGCAAGGCCAGGTCACGTCACCTTCCACACTCCCAGAGCTGGGTCTCCACTGGCTGAGGGGTAGTTGAAACAAGGTCTCCAACAAATCCTGTGTCACCCgaggggctggggcctgggctggggtggCAAGGACGGGTggctccctcccccagctccctgccCCGATCCGCACTGCGCAGGCTGAGTCACTCAGAATGCTCACTTCTGTGACTAATGACAGCAGCAGCCGCGGGAGGGGGAGGCTGGCGCTGACGAGGCAGTAAACAACCCCTCACCACCCTGCTGCTTGGTTACAGGGCACCCAGAGCTCCCCGCTTGGGCACTTGGAGGTTTTCCTCCTGCGCACAATGCAGGGTGGAGGGGCCgtgctgggggcctgggagcACGGCACAGGAGAGGGAAGGCTAGGGTCTTCTCAAACCACTGCCCCTTGGCCCAGGGAGAAGCCGCTGGAAGCAAGCCTGCGTGCACCTCCAAGGGCAGGGCTGCCCCACGCACTCAGCTCTCTGCTTCACTTTCCCTGCACCCCCGGGGTTCTGGTCACTAATATTAATCCTGCTCAGGGCTCCGGATCCCATGATTCCCATGGGTTTTGGGGTTCTCCCAAGATAGGCTGGGAGGGAGAAACCTGGCTTTTCCTCAGTGTCTGCAACTGTGGATGCTCCAAGAATGAGTGTGTCCACTAGAGGGCGCCAGAAACCCAGGCCAGGAGGTGAGGTGTTGGGTTGGAGGCGGACTGGGGACATGCTGAGCCTTTAGCTTTGTTACCTGGTGGGAAATTGGCAGGATGCTGACTACCTGCAGTCACCTTGTTGGGGGAGTAGGGGTAGGCGGCAGGGTGTCCCACATATAGAAAACCTCTTGGTTTTGGCATCTCAACCTTCTCTCTTTTCACAAATGGGGAGACTAACTCCTGCTAACTGCTTGAAGAACGTGGGGCGGAGAAGGAGGGCAGCGGTGACTCTGTCTTTACACCCTTGATGGCAGGAGGCATGGTTCCTAGGGCCACCTCAGTGCAcctccaccccagcccagcccgaGTGAGCCTACCTTTCCACCGAAAGTGGTGCCCCAGAGGGAGTGCTGAGCATGGTTCTCTCCAGGGTTTAGGGACCCTGCCCAGGGCTGCTAAAGGTCAAGACACTCCCTAGTCTTCCACCAAAAGGGCTAATCAGGGAAGGGCAGGGGTGCAGGGTCCTTAGGAAAAGGCCTCTGTTCTTCACCTGAGCCCACCAGGCAAGGTACCTGCCCATCAGGGTGAGGCACTGTAGGTGCGGCCTGGTTTCTTCCTGCCCTTGTGGTTGAGTGGGAGTGGGGAGAACTTGAGGGAAGGACTCATGGACAAGGGGGACTCCGTCCCAAGGCTGGGATTAACCATAGAGCAACGGAGGAACCAAAACAGGAATTCCAGCCAACAACCAGAGGTGCCTGGATTCCTCCCCTCAGGCAGTGCTGGGGAGTTGGGGGAATGGGCGGGGGTGGTGGGAGAAAGTGGCTAAGCCCACTTCAAgtgtgtggggtggggctgggctggtCTGAAGCCCACAGCTGCCTCTCCACCAAGGGAAGCAGCGCTGGGCCATCCTCCGGGGCAGGAGGGGTGGCAGCCGCCTCACCTGTGCTCTGATCAAGGACTcaaagctgggctggaagtagTCCAGTCGGCTGTTGTAGAAGCGCGGCATCTCATCCAGGAGCTGCTTGTTCTTGGCCTCAAAGTCATCCCGCACTGGCCTAAGCTCTTCTCGGGCCTGGGGAGCAACACGCTGGGTGTCACGGCTCACCCAGAACCCTGACTGGggcaagatgtgtgtgtgtgtcgggggtcGGGTGGGGTGGTAGAGGGAAGGCGGAGGTGTCAGGACATCTGGTGTCTTAGCCCCTTGGTGAAGGAGGAACTTGCCGTGTCGGACCACACGGCTTCCGGTCCACCCCCAGCATTTCTTCCTGGTACCTGGTGGAGTTTGGCCAGCACCGGTCccgtcttctccttctcctcgtACTTCTCCACCTTGGCTTGCAGCCTTCTGTAGTCCTGCAAGGCCTGCTCCCGCCGTTTCACTGCCATGTTGAGACTCGGGAACACACTGCCGAACCTGGGAAGACAGGCCTGTTCTTAGAGCTGCAGGCTGGCAGTTCATCGCTCATTCAGAAACACATACTGAGTGTCTACCAAGTACCAGGCTTCATTCTAGATCTTGGGGATCTTACTATGGATGAGACAGATGTGGCCCTGGCTTCAGTGGGGTACATGCTGAGAATATCACCAGGGGGTAAGGTCGGGGGAAGGAAGACAGGGTGAAGGGCCTCTCCATGGCCCCTAAGGAGACTCAGGGGGTCGTGAATACAAGATGCCAACGATGTGGCCACTGCCTTTTAGCCCCCACCTTATATGACTCCACACATTTCAGAGTATGGAGGAGCTGAAGACTCcttggagtattttttttttgacttggtACAAAATGATTCAGCTTCTATTAATTAGCATCACGCTTctgagaagaaacaaaagacagatGAGCTAGCAGAACCAGGAGAGCTCCCTAGACAATCACGAAGGGACGGGTGGACAGGGCTCAGGAAGCCATTTGAGCAAATGGAGACACACCCCTCACGACTGGGCCTGGATCCAAGGGTGCCCCAGGAGCTGGGCCAAGGGCAGCCACTCCGAGGGCTGGTGTCAGAAAAGCCTGGAGGTCAAGCTTCTGTCCAAcatcttcctttaaaaaagtgCAAGAGCTGAGACCAGAGAGATGACATGAATTGTCTAAGGTCACAGTTAGGTAGTGAGGGTCCAGCAGAGGTCCACTCAAGGGGCCCAGCTCTCCATCTGGCACCTTCCCACCACCTCACACTGCCATCAGGTGCAACCATACCTACTCccgtattactcagccattaaagaagaatgaaatgatgccagtTGCAGCAAGactgatggacctagagatgacgatactaagtcagacagagaaagacgagTATCATATTGTATTGTTCATACACAGAATCTAAAACACGACACACATGAACAAAACAGAGATTcgtagacaaagaaaacaaatgtagcTACCAAACGGCAAGACtgtcagtcactgagtcgtgtctgactctgcaaccccgtggactgcagtttACCAGGTTTCcgtgtctttcactatctcccagattttgttcaaactcatgtccattgatgaagGGGAGgcgtaaattaggagtttgggattagccaGATACAcgctgctatatataaaataggtgaacAAGGATTTACTGCAAAGtagtcgttgtttagtcactaagttgtgttggactctttgcaaccccacggactgactgtagcccgccaggctcctttgtccatggtattctccaggcaagaagactggagtgggtggccatttccttctccaggggatcatctggacccagggatcaaacctgcatctcctgcattggcaggtggattctttaccactgagccacctgggaagcccttacagcATAGCATTGGGAACTATATTcgatatcttgtaataacatataatggaaaacaatctgaaaaagaatgtttataaaatacacatatatacacatacacacacacacatataactgaatcgagaatgccctggtggtccactggtcaGGACTCTATCTGCAttctcactgccaaggacacaggttcaacccctggttgggaaactaaactcccacaagccacatggcatagccaaaaaataaaaacaaaaaacagaatcactctgatgtacacctgaaactaacataaccttgtaaatcaactatattccaataaaataacAACCTACTCCTGCCCTTTTCTACCAGTTCCACCAGAAACGCAAGAATCCGCATGTTCTGCTGTTGAAATGGCCAAACTGTCAAACCAAATGTTTGAGAAAAATGACTCAAGGAGCTCTGCCCCACCAGGATAAAGGAACCACAGGGAAACACTCTAGCAGCTGGTCAGAaagagcagcagcagaggctctgGTGTGGTTGGCCGCCGTGGGCACAGTCTTTGTGATGAGGGTCCTCTTTGACTAGAAAGGGCAACCCAGTCTTGAGACAAACCCAGGGCACGACCACATCCAGGTAAGGATGCTGCGTTCTCCTCGACTAATGAGCGTGGGAGGAGGCCAGGCAAAGCCGTGAGTGGGTTTTCTGGAACTGGACAGGAAAAGACAGGGTGGTTTGAACACTAAGCCTGAGTAGCTGGTGGAGATGCCACCTCCAACTGAGAAGATGACGGCCCAGCGATTATTCTATGGCTGACAAGCATGAAGAGGGAGGCTCAGAAAATGGAAGTTTGGGCAGGAAAAAGACTCAACAGATCAAGAGTGCAGTGACCTAAGAGTAATGACCACTTCTGCCAGAGAACAGAGGACAGAAACCTGCCTGGAGCATGACGTCCCAAACAAAGCTGTGGACCCAGGCAGTAAACTTGGATGAAACAAACAGGCCACTGAAGAGGATCCTTCTAATTGCCTGGGTGTCTGTAATGGGCTCACCGTGTAGCTGGAGATGCTAATGTGGGCCAGAGCAGCCACCCATCTCAGAATCCTCAGTCATGGACCCCTGTACGCTGTAATCAAACCAATACCCGAAGGACTGCTCTGCCGGGCAGAAGACTCAGGCCTACTTGGTGCTGAGCAAACTGGAGCAGATGGCCACCTCCACGACACATGGTCCCCCAGGTAGGGCTGGACACCTAGGTGGCTGAGACCCTCCAGAGAAGGTGGGACTCATTTCACCTCTTTGGCCTCAGGCAGTGCTACAAGGGGGTCTCAGGTACTGGGGGAGCCCCTCCCCTTCCACccaaactggacatggaccacCAGCAGCTGCCCTGACTTTCTCATTAGCAACACCCCTGCTTGGCAGCCCCAGTGTTCCTAGCCTCCGCTCCATCTCTCTGGCTGCCCGGGAGGTGGTGGGTTGGGGCGGGCACAGAGACAGGACAAGGACCAGGCAGGCAGAGAGCTGCAGACAGTTTCCTCGTCTTTGTCAAGGTGCTGTCGCCTCAGCTCCTGTCCTTAGGAAGGAGGGTGCCATGACACAGAAGCAGCGGGTGCGGGTTGTTGTACAGCTCTGGACGGGCCACCGTCCCATGGTCAGTCAAGCAGTTCTTGCTACTCTGGCCCCAGCAGCACCTGAACCACACACAGCTCATAACTTCTCTTTCCCCGGTGGTCAACCAGGTTGTATCTCCAAGGCCAAGGTCAGATACACTTTGGAAGACTGACTCAACACGGGAACTGGGCTAGCCTACACAGGAAGTGTGTGGAagatgagatggcaagagtgagcatcgacattttaggaatcagtgaactaaaatggactggaatgggtgaatttaattcagatgaccatgacatctactactgtgggcaagaagcccttagaagaaatgcagtagctcTCATATTCAAGCAAGAGTctggaatgcagtacttgggtgccatctcaaaaacgacagaatgatctctgttctcttccaaggctaaccattaaatatcacagtaatccaagtctatgccccaatcactaatgctgaagaagctgaagttgaacagttctataatgacctacaagaccttctagaactaacactaaaaagagatgtcctttacagtacaggggactagaatgcaaaagtaggaagtcaagagatacttggagtaacaggcaagtttggccaagtgcagagtgaagcagggcaaaggctaacagagttttgcccaGAGAATGCAATGgccagagcaaacaccctcttccaacaacacaagaaacgactctacacatggacatcaccagatggtcaataccaaaatcagattgattatattctctgcagccaaagatggagctctatacagtcagcaaaaccaagactgggagctaacttggctcacatcatgaactccttattgcaaaattcagacttaaattgaagaaagaagggaaaaccctagacaattcaggtatgacctaaatcacacccattatgattatacagttgaagtgacaaatagattcaagggattagatctgatagagcgccaaagaactatggacagaggttcatgacattatacaggaggcagtgatcaagaccatccccaagaaaaagaaatgtaaaaaggcaaaatggttgtctgaagagccctgagaaaaaagaagctaaaggcaaaggagaaaaggaaagatatatccatctgaatgcagacctccaaagaatagtaagagataagaaagccttcctcagtgatcaatgcaaagaaatagaagaaaacaatagaatgggaaagactagagatctcatcaagaaaattagagataccaagggaacatttcatgcaaagatgggtatggacctaacagaaacaagaagatattaagaagaggtggcaagaatacacagaagaactgtacaaaaaagattttcatgacccagataatcatgatagtatgatcactcacctagagccagacatcttggaatgcagtcaagtgggccttaggaagcatcactatgaataaagctagtggaggtgatggaatcccagttgagctatttcaaatcctaaaagacgatcctgtgaaagtgctgcattccatatgccagcaaatttggaaaactcagcagtggcca
Above is a window of Bos indicus isolate NIAB-ARS_2022 breed Sahiwal x Tharparkar chromosome 8, NIAB-ARS_B.indTharparkar_mat_pri_1.0, whole genome shotgun sequence DNA encoding:
- the BIN3 gene encoding bridging integrator 3 isoform X2 gives rise to the protein MSWWRETLNESMENSSTMSKSAVKISLDLLSNPLCEQDQDFLNMVTALDTAMKRMDAFNQEKVNQIQKTVIEPLKKFGSVFPSLNMAVKRREQALQDYRRLQAKVEKYEEKEKTGPVLAKLHQAREELRPVRDDFEAKNKQLLDEMPRFYNSRLDYFQPSFESLIRAQVVYYSEMHKIFGDLTQQLDQPGCPDEQRERENEARLSELRALSIVADD
- the BIN3 gene encoding bridging integrator 3 isoform X4, which produces MENSSTMSKSAVKISLDLLSNPLCEQDQDFLNMVTALDTAMKRMDAFNQEKVNQIQKTVIEPLKKFGSVFPSLNMAVKRREQALQDYRRLQAKVEKYEEKEKTGPVLAKLHQAREELRPVRDDFEAKNKQLLDEMPRFYNSRLDYFQPSFESLIRAQVVYYSEMHKIFGDLTQQLDQPGCPDEQRERENEARLSELRALSIVADD
- the BIN3 gene encoding bridging integrator 3 isoform X3; translation: MKKSTDADLAMSKSAVKISLDLLSNPLCEQDQDFLNMVTALDTAMKRMDAFNQEKVNQIQKTVIEPLKKFGSVFPSLNMAVKRREQALQDYRRLQAKVEKYEEKEKTGPVLAKLHQAREELRPVRDDFEAKNKQLLDEMPRFYNSRLDYFQPSFESLIRAQVVYYSEMHKIFGDLTQQLDQPGCPDEQRERENEARLSELRALSIVADD
- the BIN3 gene encoding bridging integrator 3 isoform X1 produces the protein MSWIPFKIGQPKKQIVPKTVERDFEREYGKLQQLEEQTKRLQKDMKKSTDADLAMSKSAVKISLDLLSNPLCEQDQDFLNMVTALDTAMKRMDAFNQEKVNQIQKTVIEPLKKFGSVFPSLNMAVKRREQALQDYRRLQAKVEKYEEKEKTGPVLAKLHQAREELRPVRDDFEAKNKQLLDEMPRFYNSRLDYFQPSFESLIRAQVVYYSEMHKIFGDLTQQLDQPGCPDEQRERENEARLSELRALSIVADD